Proteins encoded in a region of the Clostridium butyricum genome:
- the dtd gene encoding D-aminoacyl-tRNA deacylase, whose product MRAVVQRVTSSSVTVDEKIIGSINEGFNVLIGICKDDTIEDLQYIKDKIINLRVFHDENDKMNLSILDIKGEILAISQFTLYGDCRKGRRPNFMEAMGGEDAKALYDKFIEMLKESKLKVETGEFGAHMKVEINNDGPVTILLDSKKNF is encoded by the coding sequence ATGAGGGCAGTAGTTCAAAGAGTAACGTCATCATCTGTAACAGTTGATGAAAAAATAATAGGAAGTATAAACGAAGGATTTAATGTATTAATAGGCATATGTAAAGATGATACAATAGAAGACTTACAGTACATAAAGGATAAAATAATAAACTTAAGAGTTTTTCATGATGAAAATGACAAGATGAATTTATCAATATTAGATATTAAGGGAGAAATTCTTGCTATTTCTCAATTCACATTATATGGCGACTGTAGAAAAGGTAGAAGACCTAACTTTATGGAAGCAATGGGTGGAGAGGATGCTAAGGCATTATATGATAAGTTTATAGAAATGCTGAAGGAATCGAAGTTGAAAGTTGAGACTGGGGAATTTGGTGCTCACATGAAAGTGGAAATAAACAATGATGGACCAGTAACAATTTTACTTGATAGTAAGAAAAATTTTTAA
- a CDS encoding MBL fold metallo-hydrolase, translated as MLNLKTVPAGVYEANCYILVDEETKDCAIIDAGGDAGKISAAVESMHGNPKYLLLTHGHFDHVGGVKEICSKYDIPFYISKIDEEYMEKDNSVFGTLPKASGYLKEGDVVKLGSREIKVIETPGHTKGGLCFLIDGKLFTGDTLFQGSIGRTDFIGGDMKEIISSIKSKLLPLGDDVEVYPGHGPSSSIKFEKMRNPYL; from the coding sequence ATGTTAAATCTAAAAACAGTTCCAGCAGGTGTTTATGAAGCTAACTGCTATATTTTAGTTGATGAAGAAACAAAAGATTGTGCAATAATAGATGCAGGTGGAGATGCTGGGAAAATATCAGCAGCAGTAGAAAGTATGCATGGTAATCCTAAATATCTTCTTTTAACTCATGGTCATTTTGATCATGTTGGTGGTGTGAAAGAAATATGCAGTAAATATGATATTCCATTTTATATAAGTAAAATTGATGAAGAATACATGGAAAAAGATAATTCAGTTTTTGGAACACTTCCTAAAGCTTCAGGTTATTTAAAAGAAGGCGATGTAGTTAAATTAGGTAGTAGAGAAATAAAAGTTATTGAAACACCAGGACATACAAAAGGTGGATTATGTTTTTTAATTGATGGAAAGTTGTTTACAGGAGATACTTTATTTCAAGGATCTATAGGAAGAACTGACTTTATAGGTGGAGATATGAAGGAAATTATAAGCAGCATAAAGAGCAAACTTCTTCCACTTGGTGATGATGTAGAAGTTTATCCGGGACATGGACCATCTTCTTCTATTAAATTTGAAAAAATGAGAAATCCATACTTATAA
- a CDS encoding coproporphyrinogen III oxidase, whose protein sequence is MEIKVNLNNLKYRYEVYQLFNVYFPMNEIQFLEKDEADYIFYIDEQIMKFQYKEYFKEESLGEDIKNSLRRFLFLCLRDLTNDVYPWGILIGIRPSKIALKLLNEGKSEEEIIDIFKEKYLAHADKARLCMEVAKAEERIVNKDNNTIAIYIGMAFCPTKCMYCSFTSNPIGSYKKMVMPYVQSLMKEIKEISKYVKEKKLNVETVYFGGGTPTSVSDGEFMMVMDEIYDGFIKDGNVKEFTVECGRPDTLNKTKLQTMKDCNVTRISINPQTMNDKTLKLIGRTHSCEDIKEKFHMARQLGFDDINMDIIIGLPGEGHAEVLKTKDEIFKLKPDSITVHGLALKRGSIMYENFVLKKGIPITPHEEIVKMYEESKNLAESLGLSPYYMYRQKNMVGNMENLGYAKEGKECIYNIQMIEERQTIIALGAAAVSKVVFLEEDRLERFPNLKDLHEYVTRTDEMIERKKELLNSLYK, encoded by the coding sequence ATGGAGATAAAAGTTAATTTGAATAACTTAAAATATAGATATGAAGTGTACCAATTATTTAATGTGTATTTTCCAATGAATGAAATTCAGTTTTTAGAAAAAGATGAGGCAGATTATATTTTTTATATTGATGAACAGATAATGAAGTTTCAATATAAAGAATATTTTAAAGAAGAATCTTTAGGAGAAGATATAAAAAATTCTCTAAGGAGATTCCTTTTTCTATGTCTGAGGGATTTAACAAATGATGTTTATCCATGGGGAATATTAATTGGTATAAGACCATCTAAGATAGCTTTAAAGCTTCTTAATGAAGGGAAAAGTGAGGAAGAAATAATAGATATTTTTAAAGAAAAATATCTAGCTCATGCAGACAAGGCAAGACTATGCATGGAGGTAGCAAAAGCAGAGGAAAGAATAGTAAATAAAGATAACAATACTATTGCAATATATATAGGTATGGCATTCTGTCCTACAAAATGTATGTATTGTTCATTTACATCGAATCCTATAGGATCTTATAAAAAGATGGTTATGCCTTATGTTCAAAGTCTTATGAAAGAAATTAAAGAGATAAGTAAATACGTAAAAGAAAAAAAACTTAATGTAGAAACAGTTTATTTTGGAGGGGGAACTCCTACTTCAGTAAGTGATGGAGAATTTATGATGGTCATGGATGAAATATATGATGGATTCATAAAAGATGGAAATGTAAAAGAATTTACTGTAGAGTGTGGAAGACCAGATACTTTAAATAAAACAAAACTACAGACAATGAAAGATTGTAATGTAACAAGAATAAGTATAAATCCACAGACAATGAATGATAAAACATTAAAATTAATTGGAAGAACTCATTCTTGTGAAGATATAAAGGAAAAATTCCATATGGCAAGACAACTTGGTTTTGATGATATTAATATGGATATAATAATAGGTCTTCCAGGTGAAGGTCATGCTGAAGTTCTTAAGACAAAAGATGAGATTTTTAAATTAAAACCTGATAGTATTACAGTACATGGTCTTGCTTTAAAAAGAGGATCCATAATGTATGAAAATTTTGTTCTTAAAAAAGGAATACCTATAACACCTCATGAAGAAATTGTAAAGATGTATGAGGAAAGCAAGAATTTAGCAGAAAGTCTTGGACTTTCACCATATTATATGTATAGACAAAAAAATATGGTTGGAAATATGGAGAATTTGGGGTATGCTAAAGAAGGTAAGGAATGTATTTACAACATTCAGATGATTGAGGAAAGACAGACAATAATAGCATTAGGAGCTGCGGCTGTTAGTAAAGTTGTATTTCTAGAAGAAGACAGACTTGAAAGATTTCCGAATTTAAAGGATCTTCATGAGTATGTTACTAGAACTGATGAAATGATTGAAAGAAAAAAAGAATTATTAAACAGCCTATATAAATAG
- the hisS gene encoding histidine--tRNA ligase yields MANEIQAPKGTKDMLPQDAYKWHYVESVFRNVTKTYGIREIRTPIFEHTELFLRGVGDTTDIVQKEMYTFNDKGDRSITLKPEGTAPAVRAFVENRLFNEAQPTKLYYITPAFRYENVQKGRLRQFHQCGIEMFGSKEPTMDVEAIKVAMDTLSKLGLKSLSLHINNLGCPTCRAKYNEALKKFLQENYENLCDTCKSRFEKNPMRILDCKEKRCNEITKNAPQILDYVCEECETHFNSVKEYLDVLEIPYEIDQGIVRGLDYYTKTIFEIINDDFTVCGGGRYDKLISELGGPEMPAVGFAIGVERIIMTLENEGIEIPNENLIDLYIAARGEEEKKTAFKLASDLRTLGGKCEINHMGRSIKAEMKFANKLGAAFTTILGEDELANKKINLKRMSDGEIFEASLENTEEIVKIISAK; encoded by the coding sequence ATGGCAAATGAAATTCAAGCACCAAAGGGTACTAAGGATATGCTTCCACAAGATGCATACAAATGGCACTATGTTGAAAGTGTATTTAGAAATGTTACAAAAACTTATGGTATAAGAGAGATAAGAACACCTATTTTTGAACATACTGAATTATTTTTAAGAGGTGTTGGAGATACAACAGATATAGTTCAAAAGGAAATGTACACTTTTAACGATAAGGGTGACAGAAGTATTACATTAAAGCCAGAAGGTACAGCGCCAGCAGTTAGAGCTTTTGTTGAAAATAGATTATTTAATGAAGCTCAGCCAACAAAGCTTTATTATATAACACCAGCATTTAGATATGAAAATGTCCAAAAGGGAAGACTTAGACAGTTTCACCAATGTGGTATTGAAATGTTTGGTTCAAAAGAACCTACAATGGACGTAGAAGCAATTAAGGTAGCTATGGATACTTTAAGTAAATTAGGATTAAAGAGTTTAAGTTTACATATAAATAATTTAGGGTGTCCAACATGTAGAGCTAAATACAATGAAGCATTAAAGAAATTCTTACAAGAAAATTATGAAAATCTTTGTGATACATGTAAATCAAGATTTGAAAAGAATCCTATGAGAATCTTGGATTGTAAAGAAAAGAGATGTAACGAAATAACTAAGAATGCTCCACAAATCTTAGACTATGTTTGTGAAGAATGTGAAACCCACTTTAATAGTGTAAAAGAATACCTTGATGTATTAGAAATACCATATGAAATTGATCAAGGTATAGTTAGAGGCTTAGACTACTATACAAAGACGATTTTTGAAATAATCAATGATGATTTTACAGTATGTGGTGGTGGTAGATACGATAAGCTTATTAGTGAGCTTGGTGGTCCAGAAATGCCAGCTGTAGGATTTGCTATTGGAGTAGAAAGAATAATTATGACTCTTGAAAATGAAGGAATAGAAATTCCAAATGAAAATCTTATTGATTTATATATTGCAGCAAGAGGCGAAGAAGAAAAGAAAACAGCATTTAAGCTTGCAAGCGACTTAAGAACGTTAGGTGGAAAATGTGAAATAAATCATATGGGAAGAAGCATAAAGGCTGAAATGAAATTTGCAAACAAATTAGGTGCGGCATTTACAACTATTTTAGGTGAAGATGAATTAGCTAATAAGAAAATAAACTTAAAGAGAATGAGTGATGGTGAAATCTTTGAAGCTTCATTAGAAAACACAGAAGAAATTGTTAAGATAATAAGTGCCAAATAG
- the aspS gene encoding aspartate--tRNA ligase — protein MGEALNGLKRTMMCGEPREEHVGKKITLMGWVQRNRKLGGLEFIDLRDKSGIMQVVFGEEINAEAFEIAKGVRPEYCIAVTGEVVKRESVNENMPTGFVELKCESIKVLSESETPPIIIKENLDTAEDIRLKYRYLDLRRPDMQRIFDIRSKTTKAIRDYLEEHNFLDVETPVLGKSTPEGARDYLVPSRNYPGMFYALPQSPQIYKQLLMMSGFDRYYQIAKCFRDEDLRANRQPEFTQVDMELSFVEQEDIMELNEGLIAHVFKKVAGVDVQLPIKRMTFKDAMEKYGSDKPDLRFGMEITDITEDVKEMDFVVFKSAIEAGGSVRALCLKGGASLGRKPLDKLGEFVKTYKAKGLAWIQLKEGEVKSSIAKFLTDDVTKAIVNTMNAEEGDAILIVADKNSVVFPSLGALRLQLAKDFDLIKDKNEFNFTWVTEFPFFEYSEEEERFKACHHPFTAPMDEDLEFVESDPGRVRSKAYDLVLNGEELGGGSIRIHDTAIQERMLRALGFTEERAWESFGFLLQALKFGAPPHGGLAFGLDRMIMFLAGTENIKDVIAFPKNQNAYCYLSEAPNIVDEKQLNDLGISINVKEEQKDNE, from the coding sequence ATGGGTGAAGCTTTAAACGGATTAAAGCGTACAATGATGTGTGGTGAACCTAGAGAAGAACATGTAGGTAAAAAGATTACTTTAATGGGATGGGTTCAAAGAAACAGAAAACTTGGAGGACTTGAATTTATCGATTTAAGAGATAAATCAGGTATAATGCAGGTTGTTTTTGGTGAAGAAATAAATGCTGAGGCTTTTGAAATAGCTAAAGGTGTAAGACCTGAATACTGCATTGCAGTAACAGGAGAAGTAGTTAAGAGAGAAAGTGTTAATGAAAACATGCCTACAGGGTTTGTTGAATTAAAGTGTGAATCTATAAAGGTTCTTTCAGAATCTGAAACTCCACCAATAATAATTAAAGAAAACTTAGATACAGCAGAAGATATAAGATTAAAATATAGATATTTAGATTTAAGAAGACCTGATATGCAGAGAATCTTTGATATAAGAAGCAAGACTACTAAAGCAATAAGAGATTACTTAGAAGAACATAATTTCTTAGATGTTGAGACACCAGTTCTTGGGAAATCTACTCCAGAAGGAGCAAGAGATTATTTAGTACCATCAAGAAATTATCCAGGAATGTTTTATGCACTTCCACAATCTCCACAAATATATAAGCAATTATTGATGATGTCTGGTTTTGATAGATATTATCAAATTGCAAAATGTTTTAGAGATGAAGATTTAAGAGCAAATAGACAACCAGAATTTACTCAAGTAGATATGGAATTAAGTTTCGTAGAACAAGAAGATATTATGGAGTTAAACGAAGGTTTAATAGCACATGTATTTAAGAAAGTAGCAGGAGTGGATGTTCAGTTACCAATAAAGAGAATGACATTCAAAGATGCTATGGAAAAATACGGTTCAGATAAGCCAGATTTAAGATTTGGAATGGAAATAACAGATATAACAGAAGATGTAAAAGAAATGGATTTTGTAGTATTCAAATCTGCAATTGAAGCTGGTGGATCTGTAAGAGCATTATGTTTAAAAGGTGGTGCTTCACTTGGAAGAAAACCACTTGATAAGTTAGGTGAGTTTGTTAAGACTTACAAAGCAAAAGGTCTTGCATGGATTCAGCTTAAAGAAGGTGAAGTAAAATCTTCAATAGCTAAATTCTTAACTGATGATGTTACAAAGGCAATAGTTAATACTATGAATGCAGAAGAAGGAGATGCTATCCTAATAGTAGCTGATAAGAATTCTGTTGTATTCCCAAGTTTAGGTGCATTAAGATTACAATTAGCTAAAGACTTTGACTTAATTAAAGATAAAAATGAATTTAACTTCACATGGGTTACAGAATTCCCATTCTTTGAATACAGCGAAGAAGAAGAAAGGTTTAAAGCTTGTCACCATCCATTCACAGCACCTATGGATGAAGATTTAGAATTTGTTGAATCTGATCCGGGAAGAGTAAGATCTAAGGCATATGACTTAGTATTAAATGGTGAAGAATTAGGTGGAGGATCAATTAGAATTCATGATACAGCTATTCAAGAAAGAATGCTTAGAGCTTTAGGATTTACAGAAGAAAGAGCATGGGAATCATTTGGATTCTTATTACAAGCATTAAAATTCGGAGCACCACCACATGGAGGATTAGCATTTGGTTTAGATAGAATGATAATGTTCCTTGCTGGAACTGAAAATATTAAAGATGTTATAGCGTTCCCTAAGAATCAAAATGCTTATTGTTATTTAAGTGAAGCTCCAAATATAGTTGACGAAAAACAATTAAATGATCTTGGAATTTCCATTAATGTTAAAGAAGAACAAAAAGATAACGAATAA
- a CDS encoding sensor domain-containing diguanylate cyclase encodes MKMCLELDNHIKKFREDENYFQFFRELALKYLNIDPDYVRCVMEELIKVCEEKEYYSAHSWCILYIGWSENIKGNVSNAITLHKRALEFFENSNNDCGCAAVYNAFMVDYIQIGYLELSIENGVRGIEFYEKFNDNDAIVALMINTASVYVEYKNYGEAVSILDRIKLYRYDHRLDYEVEMNVIKAECYLGTKKYIKAEKCCIKVLECIKENKFIQWEDKALLILAQIYSNTRRYEEAEEYFLSALKVSEKYKNFYMQGKVLLIWGIHHMKNNNYDKCENIFLDAINRIGCREYILIKERIYYYLSKLYEKSLDYENAYKCLKNSVKCKNILKNDSQVSLKRLKEKDMIYAVQKYKSLYDKMERISNLGKTLTANLDVEKFTYIIYEEIKKLVMLDTFAIGIYEKNKKELNYKIVFKNDKKLPGIVSNIEEGKSLGAYCICNKNDVIINNMAKEYSKYIYKVKIHKKQLQEEAKSIISIPLLLDNEATGIMTVQSHKINAYTNEDLNELKILASYVAIAMRNLQLFNEVKHFAEYDVLTECFNRNKILSLGKKIYDESKENGYDLCVAMVDVDNFKSINDNYGHGAGDHILKSVARIMKKNIGYNDYIGRYGGEEFIIIFNKKNIEQASDICENLRRCIEKSKYNIGDRSINATVSIGIFEIHDNISFSDGIKYADESLYVAKKTGKNKIVKTS; translated from the coding sequence ATGAAAATGTGTTTAGAATTAGATAATCATATTAAAAAATTCAGAGAAGACGAAAATTATTTTCAATTTTTTAGGGAACTAGCATTAAAATATCTAAATATAGATCCGGATTATGTTAGATGTGTAATGGAAGAACTAATAAAAGTATGTGAAGAAAAAGAATATTATTCTGCACATAGTTGGTGTATTCTTTACATTGGTTGGAGTGAAAATATAAAAGGGAACGTGAGTAATGCAATTACTTTACATAAAAGGGCTTTGGAGTTTTTTGAAAATAGTAATAATGATTGTGGATGTGCTGCTGTATATAATGCATTCATGGTAGATTATATACAGATTGGTTATTTAGAGCTAAGTATAGAAAATGGCGTAAGGGGAATTGAATTTTATGAAAAATTTAATGATAATGACGCAATAGTAGCTTTAATGATAAACACTGCATCTGTTTATGTTGAATATAAGAATTATGGTGAAGCCGTATCTATTCTTGATAGAATCAAATTATATAGGTATGATCATAGACTAGATTATGAAGTAGAGATGAATGTCATAAAAGCTGAATGTTATCTAGGAACTAAAAAATATATTAAAGCAGAAAAATGTTGCATAAAGGTTCTTGAGTGTATTAAAGAAAATAAGTTTATTCAATGGGAAGACAAAGCTCTTTTAATACTGGCACAAATTTATTCTAACACTAGAAGGTATGAAGAAGCAGAAGAGTATTTTTTAAGTGCACTTAAAGTTTCTGAAAAGTATAAAAATTTTTATATGCAGGGAAAAGTACTACTCATATGGGGAATACACCATATGAAAAACAATAATTATGATAAGTGTGAAAATATATTCTTGGATGCAATAAATAGGATTGGTTGTAGAGAATATATTCTTATAAAAGAAAGAATATATTATTATTTAAGCAAATTATATGAAAAATCACTTGATTATGAAAATGCATATAAGTGCCTTAAAAATTCAGTAAAATGTAAAAATATTTTAAAGAATGACAGTCAAGTTAGTTTGAAAAGATTAAAAGAAAAAGATATGATCTATGCAGTACAAAAATATAAATCTTTGTACGACAAGATGGAAAGAATATCAAATTTAGGAAAAACCTTAACTGCAAATCTTGACGTTGAAAAGTTTACATATATTATATATGAAGAGATAAAGAAGCTAGTAATGTTAGATACTTTTGCAATAGGGATATATGAAAAAAACAAAAAAGAGCTTAATTATAAAATAGTTTTTAAAAATGATAAAAAACTTCCAGGGATAGTAAGCAATATAGAAGAAGGTAAAAGTCTTGGTGCATACTGTATATGTAATAAAAATGATGTAATAATAAATAATATGGCGAAAGAATATTCAAAATATATATATAAAGTTAAGATTCATAAAAAGCAGCTTCAAGAAGAAGCGAAATCAATAATAAGTATTCCATTGTTATTAGATAATGAGGCAACTGGAATTATGACAGTACAAAGTCATAAGATTAATGCATATACAAATGAAGACCTTAATGAGTTGAAGATATTGGCTTCATATGTTGCAATTGCCATGAGAAATCTACAATTATTCAATGAAGTAAAACATTTTGCTGAATATGATGTTTTAACAGAATGTTTTAACAGAAATAAGATTTTATCATTAGGAAAGAAAATATATGATGAGAGTAAAGAAAATGGATATGACTTATGTGTTGCAATGGTGGACGTAGATAATTTTAAGTCCATTAATGATAACTATGGTCATGGAGCTGGAGATCACATTTTAAAAAGTGTTGCTAGGATAATGAAAAAAAATATTGGTTATAATGATTATATAGGTCGATATGGTGGAGAAGAATTTATTATTATATTTAATAAAAAGAATATAGAACAAGCAAGTGATATTTGTGAGAATTTACGTAGATGCATTGAAAAGAGCAAGTATAATATTGGTGATAGATCAATAAATGCAACAGTAAGTATTGGGATTTTTGAAATTCATGATAATATAAGCTTTTCAGATGGGATAAAGTATGCAGATGAAAGTTTATATGTAGCAAAAAAGACAGGAAAAAATAAAATAGTAAAAACCAGCTAG
- a CDS encoding fused DSP-PTPase phosphatase/NAD kinase-like protein, which yields MIKRKKFNVLLSAFLVSVSLFSLIPYKIDAFIQEHSNTSQNNSETSYLVEDNENYDTMPFKFRKSNELQSIANNSALNLAGLDNLNISGSQQFSKTNLSLLLKAINTNLPIIDFDLRQESHGFINGIPISFENEHNNANKGLSNEQVLKKEKAQLDSIKKGVPISFHNHPNKTITPEEVFDEKTLVTSDNIKYMRIFATDEELPSVESIDSFITIIKNLKEDSWLHFHCKEGIGRTTTFMIFYDMMKNYNNVSANDITNRQIELADFDSNDVHLLTSERRIALYDSFYNYCKKYSPEFKTTFGEYIKSL from the coding sequence ATGATAAAAAGAAAAAAATTCAATGTTTTATTATCTGCATTTTTAGTATCTGTATCACTTTTTTCTTTAATTCCATATAAAATAGATGCTTTTATTCAAGAACATTCTAATACTTCTCAAAATAACTCAGAAACATCCTATCTTGTTGAAGATAATGAAAATTATGATACTATGCCATTTAAATTCAGAAAATCAAACGAACTTCAAAGCATAGCAAATAATAGTGCTCTTAACTTGGCAGGCCTTGATAATTTAAATATATCTGGCAGCCAACAATTTTCAAAAACGAATCTCTCATTATTACTAAAAGCAATTAATACTAATCTTCCTATAATAGATTTTGACTTAAGACAAGAATCCCATGGATTTATAAATGGTATTCCAATAAGTTTTGAAAATGAGCATAATAATGCTAATAAAGGCTTAAGTAATGAGCAGGTGTTAAAAAAAGAAAAAGCCCAGTTAGATTCAATAAAAAAAGGTGTACCTATTTCGTTTCACAATCACCCTAATAAAACTATAACTCCAGAGGAAGTCTTTGATGAAAAAACTCTTGTCACTTCAGATAACATTAAATATATGAGAATTTTTGCAACAGATGAAGAACTTCCTTCAGTTGAATCAATTGATTCCTTTATTACAATAATAAAAAATTTGAAAGAAGATAGTTGGCTCCACTTTCACTGTAAAGAAGGAATTGGAAGAACAACTACCTTTATGATTTTTTATGATATGATGAAAAACTATAATAATGTTTCAGCCAATGATATAACAAACAGACAAATAGAACTTGCTGATTTTGATAGTAATGATGTACATCTTCTAACAAGCGAAAGAAGAATTGCTTTATACGATTCTTTTTATAATTATTGTAAAAAATATAGTCCTGAATTTAAAACAACCTTTGGCGAGTATATAAAAAGTCTATAA
- a CDS encoding Crp/Fnr family transcriptional regulator — protein sequence MEVKIEELKNLEMFNNISESTIGKILEESDVKEHRAGEILFEDKEDVSTVYFVLNGIVSLYKINECGQKKVIFMLGKGKIINEVIIKELPASINCEIFEDAVILGIKKEKLLNIMKEDFDLCKNIIISLSSKTRRLYRQLKNTPSSIKIEKRLAAKLYKLAKDYGVEHEDGIVIDMEISITYMADLLGSQRETVSRAMKVLQKNNLINYKSKKIIISNFEKLALFFKTS from the coding sequence ATGGAAGTAAAAATTGAAGAATTAAAAAATCTTGAGATGTTTAACAATATTTCGGAAAGTACAATTGGTAAAATATTAGAAGAAAGTGATGTTAAAGAACATAGAGCTGGTGAAATATTATTTGAAGATAAAGAAGATGTATCTACTGTATATTTTGTATTGAATGGTATAGTATCATTATACAAAATAAATGAGTGTGGACAGAAGAAAGTAATATTTATGCTTGGAAAAGGGAAAATAATTAATGAAGTTATAATAAAGGAACTACCAGCATCTATTAATTGTGAAATTTTTGAGGATGCAGTGATTTTAGGAATAAAAAAAGAAAAGCTTCTCAATATAATGAAGGAAGATTTTGATTTATGTAAGAATATAATAATCTCTTTATCTAGCAAAACAAGACGATTGTATAGACAGCTGAAAAATACTCCATCATCTATAAAAATAGAAAAAAGACTTGCAGCAAAGTTATATAAGCTTGCAAAAGATTATGGGGTAGAACATGAAGATGGAATAGTGATAGATATGGAAATATCAATAACTTATATGGCAGATCTTCTTGGAAGTCAGCGTGAGACCGTATCAAGAGCTATGAAGGTCTTACAGAAAAATAATCTTATAAATTATAAAAGTAAAAAAATTATTATTTCAAATTTTGAAAAACTAGCATTGTTTTTTAAAACATCGTGA
- the asrA gene encoding anaerobic sulfite reductase subunit AsrA: MGYKIVNESLNAIFEKLSKDYCIYAPKVFEGDGTFSDVDVIRYGEVSKVEEIVFDKKSEYSFKEVISPITQTLFYFTEDEVTVPSTPKKGAIVFLRSCDMHALKRMDQIYLNNGPEDFYYKRLRENTKFILMGCTKTFDNCFCLDMGSNKTNEYDAYVKVDKDFASIDCKWSELEELIKMEQFKEENVTPDFVSENTIKVNIPDNISTKVFNSKMWNEYSERCIGCGRCNFVCPTCTCFTMQDIFYRDNGKVGERRRIWASCQINGYTDMAGGITFRKPQGDKMRFKVMHKVYDYKKRFGYHMCVGCGRCDDICPEYISFSNCINKLEDAIKEVE; encoded by the coding sequence ATGGGCTACAAAATTGTTAATGAAAGCTTAAACGCGATTTTTGAAAAGCTATCTAAAGATTACTGCATTTATGCACCAAAGGTATTTGAAGGAGATGGGACTTTTTCAGATGTTGATGTTATAAGATATGGTGAAGTGTCTAAAGTTGAAGAAATTGTTTTTGATAAAAAGTCAGAATATTCATTTAAAGAAGTTATTTCTCCAATAACACAGACTTTATTTTATTTTACAGAAGATGAAGTAACTGTACCAAGCACACCTAAAAAGGGAGCAATAGTATTTTTAAGAAGCTGTGATATGCATGCATTAAAGAGAATGGACCAGATTTATTTAAATAATGGACCAGAGGATTTCTACTATAAAAGGCTAAGAGAAAATACTAAATTCATACTTATGGGATGTACAAAAACATTTGATAATTGTTTTTGTTTAGATATGGGAAGTAACAAAACAAATGAATATGATGCATATGTAAAGGTAGATAAAGACTTTGCAAGCATAGACTGTAAGTGGTCGGAATTAGAAGAACTTATAAAGATGGAACAATTTAAAGAAGAAAATGTTACACCAGATTTCGTTAGTGAAAATACAATTAAAGTTAACATACCAGATAATATTTCGACTAAAGTGTTTAACTCAAAAATGTGGAATGAATATAGTGAAAGATGTATTGGATGTGGAAGATGTAATTTTGTATGTCCTACATGTACTTGTTTCACAATGCAGGATATTTTTTATAGAGATAACGGAAAAGTGGGAGAACGTAGAAGAATATGGGCCTCATGTCAGATAAATGGATATACGGACATGGCTGGTGGAATTACATTTAGAAAACCACAAGGCGACAAGATGAGATTTAAAGTAATGCATAAAGTTTACGATTATAAAAAACGTTTTGGATATCATATGTGTGTAGGATGCGGGCGTTGTGATGATATATGTCCTGAATACATATCATTCTCAAATTGTATAAATAAACTTGAAGATGCTATTAAAGAGGTGGAATAA